A single region of the Desulfurella amilsii genome encodes:
- a CDS encoding AAA family ATPase produces the protein MKIEATIKTVTFYNGENSFAILQLTADGKNVTAKGVCPDLKLIDSTEKAKGLSCIIEGNWVKHPKYGEQIDAINITINTQGLFFFLANIVKGLGATLAKQLIKEYGETELVNILNNNPEKLLSFKGIKEKKLKKIIESWHKYSALKNLTEFFANNNVAVTSSLLLRIYNHFKEKDAIKEIKENPYCLTDVRGIGFKTADKLALQLGIDPYSPHRIQALTDYILLSQASNNGHTFVEYNDLLKLMQEEADNINLEKLIFVLKNILQNQDKYYIDNNRISLAGYEKQEANIERDFFERYKKINDYWVQEEEAIEYIAKKENELDIKFSNKQKQAIFDIATKGYNAFILCGYAGTGKSTISKIILDFYKEHFFKDTDIVTCAFTGMASKRIREVTGYKASTIHSLLGYKDGGFEYDRSNPLPYKVILIDESSMINLGLFYSLLKAISKDTIIIMVGDDAQLPPIGEGNVFADLLGKEWMPKVKLDTIYRQSQDSVLTYFANYIRQGQLPAELPPHKSSNFKDFAFIYKDISNYWQLKKELSDKQMQEIREEFYKELQADFLNLIKNKAKDLAGIKKIWDIQVITAMKNTPLGTKALNDILQKEINNLGNHSITIRGYLLKQYDKVIHLKNQNMKFLPKSEYDQYIKEKLDLSDMYEIAGDKRIYNGNLGLVLNIDEENEMFSVIYPEPDGENTVALYSFDDYHNIVDLGYALTIHKTQGNQFNYVFIPMINGFYIMLSSKLIYTAITRAKEKVYITGQYSAFKKACTNINKTQRNTWLRVREIDLMEN, from the coding sequence ATGAAAATTGAAGCAACAATAAAAACAGTTACCTTTTACAACGGGGAAAACTCTTTTGCAATTTTACAGCTGACCGCAGACGGCAAAAATGTAACTGCAAAAGGCGTATGCCCTGACCTTAAACTTATAGACAGCACGGAGAAAGCAAAAGGCTTATCCTGTATTATAGAGGGCAATTGGGTTAAACACCCTAAATACGGAGAACAGATTGACGCAATCAATATAACCATAAACACGCAAGGCTTGTTTTTCTTTTTGGCAAACATAGTTAAGGGTTTAGGTGCTACGCTTGCAAAACAGCTGATTAAAGAATACGGAGAAACCGAACTTGTGAATATCTTAAACAACAATCCTGAAAAATTATTATCGTTTAAAGGCATAAAAGAGAAAAAATTAAAGAAAATAATAGAGTCTTGGCATAAATATTCTGCTTTAAAAAACCTGACTGAATTTTTCGCAAATAATAATGTAGCGGTTACAAGCTCACTGCTTTTAAGAATATACAACCATTTTAAAGAAAAAGACGCAATTAAAGAAATAAAAGAAAATCCTTACTGTTTGACAGATGTAAGAGGCATAGGCTTTAAAACAGCAGACAAATTAGCTTTACAATTAGGCATAGACCCATACAGCCCGCATAGAATACAGGCTTTAACGGACTATATACTGCTTTCGCAGGCAAGCAATAACGGACACACTTTTGTAGAATACAATGATTTGCTTAAATTAATGCAGGAGGAAGCAGATAATATTAATTTAGAAAAACTTATTTTTGTCTTAAAAAACATCTTACAGAACCAAGATAAATACTATATAGACAATAATAGAATATCTCTTGCAGGCTATGAAAAACAGGAAGCAAATATAGAAAGAGATTTTTTTGAAAGATATAAGAAAATAAATGATTATTGGGTTCAAGAAGAAGAGGCTATTGAGTATATAGCAAAAAAAGAAAATGAATTAGACATAAAGTTTAGCAATAAACAGAAACAGGCAATATTTGACATAGCTACAAAAGGCTACAATGCTTTTATCTTGTGCGGTTACGCAGGCACAGGTAAAAGCACAATCTCAAAAATAATATTAGACTTTTATAAAGAACACTTTTTTAAAGATACTGATATTGTAACCTGCGCTTTTACAGGTATGGCATCAAAACGCATAAGGGAAGTTACAGGTTATAAGGCAAGCACGATACATTCCTTGCTTGGCTACAAAGATGGAGGTTTTGAATACGATAGGAGTAATCCTTTGCCTTATAAGGTTATTCTGATAGATGAGTCAAGTATGATTAATCTCGGCTTGTTTTATTCGCTTTTAAAAGCAATAAGCAAAGACACAATTATTATTATGGTAGGCGATGACGCACAATTGCCACCTATCGGCGAGGGAAATGTATTTGCAGATTTGCTTGGCAAAGAATGGATGCCGAAAGTTAAATTAGACACAATTTACAGGCAAAGCCAAGACAGTGTTTTAACTTACTTTGCAAACTATATAAGACAGGGACAATTGCCAGCTGAACTTCCACCGCACAAATCAAGCAATTTTAAAGACTTCGCTTTTATATATAAAGACATAAGCAACTATTGGCAATTAAAAAAAGAATTATCAGATAAACAAATGCAGGAAATAAGGGAAGAGTTTTATAAAGAATTGCAGGCTGATTTTCTTAATCTTATAAAAAATAAAGCAAAAGACCTTGCAGGCATTAAAAAGATTTGGGATATACAAGTAATTACCGCTATGAAAAACACACCGCTTGGCACAAAAGCCTTAAATGATATTTTACAGAAAGAAATAAACAATTTAGGCAATCATAGTATAACAATAAGAGGCTATCTTTTAAAGCAATACGATAAAGTTATACATTTAAAAAACCAGAATATGAAGTTTTTACCTAAAAGTGAATACGACCAATATATTAAAGAGAAGCTTGATTTGAGTGATATGTATGAGATAGCAGGTGATAAGCGTATTTACAACGGCAATTTAGGGCTTGTTTTAAATATTGACGAAGAAAATGAGATGTTTAGCGTAATCTATCCTGAACCAGACGGAGAAAATACTGTTGCGCTTTATTCTTTTGATGACTACCACAATATAGTTGATTTAGGCTATGCGTTGACAATACATAAAACACAGGGAAATCAGTTTAACTATGTTTTTATACCTATGATAAACGGCTTTTACATAATGCTTAGCAGTAAGCTTATATATACCGCTATCACAAGGGCAAAAGAAAAGGTTTATATAACAGGGCAATACAGCGCATTTAAAAAAGCCTGCACTAATATAAACAAAACACAAAGAAATACTTGGCTGCGGGTTAGAGAAATTGATTTAATGGAGAATTAA